Genomic window (Besnoitia besnoiti strain Bb-Ger1 chromosome Unknown contig00202, whole genome shotgun sequence):
aagacagctaaaagtgttggatttcaatatcacggtaatcatgtttgcttggaagctgtagtcattataactattgatttagtataagcatagaaaCCAAtcggtagtaagatatacgatagtagctaatctaccatataagatataagtcgcttgtggaatagcactacaataataatcaagaagattCATACTGATaccaaataattacccatacactgactacatttcgagtcataaaatgttgtcgtatcaacattcgagtattcaaagctcgaatttcagataaaagagctaagttaatgagagaggacataaatacataACAAACCACcgttttggatgggattacttttaacaccgcataatatgctaaaaagtaccattcaggtacgatatgaagcggagttacaaaccggttcactggtatggagttatctgggtgcgataattcaatcaaaccaaaagccgtttgtaagaaaattaaaccaattagataggatagacatttagcatcggtcattaacatatgaggatagaaggctactttaagtgcggaatcaatacctgcagggttactagaaccatttaaatgtaaatagaagatgtgtaatacaattagaatgcaacctacaaaaggtaatataaagtgcaatacaaagaatcgttttaatgttacatcagatacatagtatccaccgagtaaccaaggtactaaatatggtattggagaaaggagattagtaatgactgtagcaccccagaaactcatctgtccccatggtagtacataaccgaggaaagcagtggctatagtaagtagatataaaactaaaccagacatccaagcagtagttaaataactatagctggagttatacatacctcgagacatgtgtattaagatacacaagaagacgaaagaagcagttgttgcatgcaacatcctaaattcccatcctgctgctacctctctaactagatgttgaacactagcaaatgcacaagatgcttcagaagtatatcggaacgctaaagtgatacctgtaattatttggagtacaaagtaattgcaactaagaaaccaaagttataagatgaatttagattgagagcacaccgataaaagacgaggtgtgcccggaatagactcatggaaatttggtgtgttctcgaaaccatgctaggcacaatagaacttcgttaaataactacatattaaaatgagcgcatgtaaactagtcttaaacacaccgctcgtcacgtaacaaatctcaaatcgtactgtagattttatatatgtaccgtaactataaccatggtgacatccaatgttcacgctcaatcttaccatacatagtactttatgatcccaggcgtttaataagtcaaagtttagccgggaagttagcgtctaaaatatataaccgatagtctcaacttagatgcacagatggacataattaatccttgtacggtttgtacctacttgactcctcagtttaagcagaactgtagtttctcgggactaaagtcagcataatcaataaaaaggtttgttcagccactggttcaccatcaactaccttgtttcgacttcgtaccgactgtgttattgtagcacatatcaatcccttaaatagggatatttatcccaaacaaccggatcgtgttggctaggtgaactaatcacgtttcataaatacaatcagtggAAGCTCTTTTTGATTTCCgatgaacggagttacatattagattctcttcgctcccatggtatttagtaagttaacattgaaacgtattccagtgtaaagtttgaaacgtaatccagctttaccttctatgttgttatgttaaccaaataagtttcatcgttgttgatatgTCATTGACATGtttgataacataaatactaacaaaccaccggttttggatgggattacttttaacaccgcataatatgctaaaaagtaccattcaggtacgatatgaagcggagttacaaccggttcactggtatggagttatctgggtgcgataattcaatcaaaccaaaagccgtttgtaagaaaattaaaccaattagataacTATGGTAGATGGGAACAAACTGttctccagacgttcttacccagctcacgtattacatctgacggtgaactagcgttcctaactgatcttgttcaataacaaggagtaatgagccgacatggaggtgctgatacaatcgaggattagaactcccaatattatctgacctgttatccccgcgtaccttacgacgttatatgatttagagatagaatgtaatgtggattaatatcacatggtttctacaaagtgtagatataaaatagtgaatggttctgtaaagatcttgcataacatacctttagattgcttagcattatagagttgtaggcatgtaagtaactaaagaactatagatactttgagtgaagaatacaaggatagctccaacaataacatggctaaaatggtataccagttaagatgaaaagtccattaccaaatgcattatcattaaatataagagatagtcctaagtattccgtacagactaacattaaagaaggcgactaccaaagtgaatgtcatgatattcgtacagcttgtatacaaatgtttggtttttcaaatatacgctggataccactatacttaatgcagagcatagttaagatgataactattgtggatatagaaccaattgaacaccatgtattaatataacaagataatcagggtaatctggtatccttcttggcataacgttgtgtagttatatgaagcgtacattccttaatatctggaacaatagattatggttaggtagtggaacaaggagagcgtctgttgtacatcaacactagatactgctaataccactgtagaggtatagtatataatccctgcccggtgcagtaaaatgtaaacggcggctgtattatgacggtccaaaggtaggtaaatccttgtcgggtaattatcgtcgtgcgtgaaagttggtccgactcttcacatgtcgtttatctaaaactttcttaaatagaattatctttgaatatgaggatccagatggcccgacggttagacctgagcacctttacatcccttaaatcatatacaggatcaaatcttccttgagcgactcgacaggcactagagatagcgtgaaagctcttttgatttccatgaacggagttacatattagattctcttcgctcccatggtatttagtaagttaacattcaaacgtatccagtgtaaagtttgaacgtaatccagctttaccttctatgttgttatgttaaccaaataagtttcatcgttgttgatatttcattgacatgttgataacataaatactaacaaaccaccggttttggatgggattacttttaacaccgcataatatgctaaaaagtaccattcaggtacgatatgaagcggagttacaaaccggttcactggtatggagttatctgggtgcgataattcaatcaaaccaaaagccgtttgtaagaaaattaaaccaattagataatatggtagatagggaacaaactgtctccagacgttcttaacccagctcacgtattacatctgacggtgaactagcgttcctaactgaatcttgttcaataacaagggagtaatgagccgacatggaggtgctgatacaatccgaggattagaactcccaatattatctgacctgttatccccggcgtaccttacgaccgttatatgatttagagatagaatgtaatgtggattaatatccacatggtttctacaaagtgtagatataaaatagtgaatggttctgtaaagatcttgcataacatacctttagatttgcttagcattatagagcttgtaggcatgtaagtaactaaagaactatagatactttgagtgaagaatacaaggatagctccaacaataacatggctaaaatgtataccagttaagatgaaaagtccattaccaaatgcattatcattaatataaagagatagtcctaagtattccgtacagactaacattaagaaggcgactaccaaagtgaatgtcatgatattcgtacagcttgtatacaaatgttggtttttcaaatatacgctggataccactatacttaatccacttaacatgatggtcatgaaaagcacaagagaacttggatccggtaaacaaagaccttcaagatctaaaccagtagtccaactcgtagtatatactccccagaaaaaggtagtttatatcaacctaggaatcccattttagtaagtgtaacatggagtctagcttcagttgttatctgattggtattgcatgccctgagtacgtaaggaaaaggaaaggttaaccgctatttaaacacaacagttaccgtagctgtagatgaatgctaaatctagagtatctctcctaagacactgcataacatatgaatgctccttccgccattcgttgactgtgtttaccacggggaattagaacagaataccaagttctttatgattgcagtacaccaccaccccactggactgcttaagacagctaaaagtgttggatttcaatatcacggtaatcatgtttgcttggaagctgtagtcattataactattgatttagtataagcatagaaccaatccggtagtaagatatacgatagtagctaatctaccatataagatataagtcgcttgtggaatagcactaccaataataatcaagaagatcatactgtatacccaaataattacccatccactgactacatttcgagtcataaaatgttgtcgtatcaacattcgagtattcaaagctcgaatttcagataaaagagctaagttaatgagagaggacataaatactaacaaaccaccggttttggatgggattacttttaacaccgcataatatgctaaaaagtaccattcaggtacgatatgaagcggagttacaaaccggttcactggtatggagttatctgggtgcgataattcaatcaaaccaaaagccgtttgtaagaaaattaaaccaattagataggatagacatttagcatcggtcattaacatatgaggatagaaggctactttaagtgcggaatcaatacctgcagggttactagaaccatttaaatgtaaatagaagatgtgtaatacaattagaatgcaacctacaaaaggtaatataaagtgcaatacaaagaatcgttttaatgttacatcagatacatagtatccaccgagtaaccaaggtactaaatatggtattggagaaaggagattagtaatgactgtagcaccccagaaactcatctgtccccatggtagtacataaccgaggaaagcagtggctatagtaagtagatataaaactaaaccagacatccaagcagtagttaaataactatagctggagttatacatacctcgagacatgtgtattaagatacacaagaagacgaaaagaagcagttgttgcatgcaacatcctaaattcccatcctgctgctacctctctaactagatgttgaacactagcaaatgcacaagatgcttcagaagtatatcggaacgctaaagtgatacctgtaattatttggagtacaaaggtaattgcaactaagaaaccaaagttataagatgaatttagattgagagcacaccgataaaagacgaggtgtgcccggaatagactcatggaaatttggtgtgttctcgaaaccatgctagcacaatagaacttcgttaaataactacatattaaaatgagcgcatgtaaactagtcttaaacacaccgctcgtcacgtaacaaatctcaaatcgtactgtagattttatatatgtaccgtaactataaccatggtgacatccaatgttcacgctcaatcttaccatacatagtacttttatgatcccaggctggtttaataagtcaaagtttagccgggaagttagcgtctaaaatatataaccgatagtctcaacttagatgcacagatggacataattaatccttgtacggtttgtacctacttgactcctcagttttaagcagaactgtagtttctcgggactaaagtcagcataatcaataaaaaggtttgttcagccactggttcaccatcaactaccttgtttcgacttcgtaccgactgtgttattgtagcacatatcaatcccttaaatagggatattattcccaaacaaccggatcgtgttggctaggtgaactaatcacgtttcataaatacaatcagtgaaagctcttttgatttccatgaacggagttacatattagattctcttcgctcccatggtatttagtaagttaacattcaaacgtatccagtgtaaagtttgaacgtaatccagctttaccttctatgttgttatgttaaccaaaataagtttcatcgttgttgatatttcattgacatgttgataacataaatactaacaaaccaccggttttggatgggattacttttaacaccgcataatatgctaaaaagtaccattcaggtacgatatgaagcggagttacaaaccggttcactggtatggagttatctgggtgcgataattcaatcaaaccaaaagccgtttgtaagaaaattaaaccaattagataatatggtagatagggaacaaactgtctccagacgttcttaacccagctcacgtattacatctgacggtgaactagcgttcctaactgaatcttgttcaataacaagggagtaatgagccgacatggaggtgctgatacaatccgaggattagaactcccaatattatctgacctgttatccccggcgtaccttacgaccgttatatgatttagagatagaatgtaatgtggattaatatccacatggtttctacaaagtgtagatataaaatagtgaatggttctgtaaagatcttgcataacatacctttagatttgcttagcattatagagcttgtaggcatgtaagtaactaaagaactatagatactttgagtgaagaatacaaggatagctccaacaataacatggctaaaatgtataccagttaagatgaaaagtccattaccaaatgcattatcattaatataaagagatagtcctaagtattccgtacagactaacattaagaaggcgactaccaaagtgaatgtcatgatattcgtacagcttgtatacaaatgttggtttttcaaatatacgctggataccactatacttaatgcagagcatagttaagatgataactattgtggatatagaaccaattgaacaccatgtattaatataacaa
Coding sequences:
- a CDS encoding putative apocytochrome b (encoded by transcript BESB_041970), with translation MSAHYSLVIEQDSFVPYLPYYLIGLIFLQTAFGLIELSHPDNSIPVNRFVTPLHIVPEWYFLAYYAVLKVIPSKTGGLLVFMLSTCQ
- a CDS encoding putative apocytochrome b (encoded by transcript BESB_041980), with product MLCIKYSGIQRIFEKPTFVYKLYEYHDIHFGSRLLNVSLWVKNVWRQFVPYLPYYLIGLIFLQTAFGLIELSHPDNSIPVNRFVTPLHIVPEWYFLAYYAVLKVIPSKTGGLLVFMLSTCQ